One window of Nicotiana tomentosiformis chromosome 11, ASM39032v3, whole genome shotgun sequence genomic DNA carries:
- the LOC104099245 gene encoding uncharacterized protein isoform X1, which produces MKDLQVDLVKAREEEAELDKQLQQKVEKIGLLREEVHQIKTECDRWKETIDRLAAEKETILAKLLSADVQLRSVKQKGSAQAKRIEKLEKQLAAAKAEVESSKVMAEKSIAVYQADAEAAQMEAREAADTADTRAHWVSKLAKCRSWRETLEEIHARGFHLAEEIKRAKELEAEAEALASYGDDDDDDDGRKSGSKDGGSPVEKRPLLMITQKLSP; this is translated from the exons atgaAGGACCTCCAAGTAGATTTGGTTAAGGCCCGTGAAGAGgaggccgaactagataagcag ctacagcaaaaggttgaaaaaatcgggttgcttcgggaagaagtcCATCAAATCAAGACCGAATGTgaccggtggaaggagactatcgaccgcctagctgcagaaaaagaaaccatcttggccaaattattatcggccgatgttcagcttcgaagcgtcaagcaaaagggttcggctcaggccaagaggatcgagAAGCTTGAAAAACAGCTTGCTGCggccaaggcggaggttgagtcgtcgaaagtcatggcggaGAAGTCCATTGCTGTGTATCaggccgatgccgaggctgctcaaatggaggcaagagaggcagcggatactgccgacactcgagcacattgggtttccaaacttgctaagtgtcggtcttggagggagaccctcgaggagatacacgctcgaggtttccaccttgctgaagagataaaaagggctaaagaactcgaagctgaagctgaagccttggcttcttaTGGCgatgatgacgacgatgatgatgGTAGAAAGAGCGGGTCCAAAGATGGggggagcccggtggagaagagaccgctcttaatgataacccagaagcttagcccttag